TTCACGATCCGCTCGCCGCGGTACGCGAAGCCCTCGTGGTACAGCTTCACGAACTGATGCCGCACCGCGCGGCTCAGGCCCTCGTCCATCGTGAAGCGCTCGCGCGTCCAGTCGGCACTGACGCCCAGGCGCGACAGCTGCTCCAAGATCATTCCGCCCGACTCGGCCTTCCACTCCCACACCTGATCCAGGAACCGCTCGCGGCCCAGGTCATGACGGCTGACGCCCTGCTCGCGCAGCTGCCGCTCCACGACCACCTGCGTCGAAATGCCCGCGTGGTCCATGCCCGGCAGGTACAGCGCCTCGAAGCCCGCCATGCGCTTGTAGCGGATCAGCGTGTCGATCAGCGTGTTGTCCAGCGCGTGCCCCAGGTGCAGGTTCCCCGTCACGTTCGGCGGCGGGATCACGATCGTGAACGGCTCCTTCCCGCTCGTCGCGTCCGCGCGGAACGGCTCGTTGCGCCACTTCGCGGCCCAGCCGGGCTCGACCGCCTTCGGGTCGAACTGCTTGGCGAGGGTGGACGCGTCGTTCTCGGGCGTCTGATCCGGGGTGCTGGTCTGGTCGGGGGTGTAGGGGTCAGTCATGCTTGAAGCTCCTTGTGCAGCAGGTGATCGAGGTGGGGGAGGGCGGCGTCCAGCTCCCAGTCCAGGCCGGGCGCGTGCAGCGGCGCCCAGCGGAACCGGAACACGTACCGGCCCTCGGCGAGGTGATCCCAGGTGTCCGGCGTGCCAGCCGGGGCGGTCAGGGCGTACGCGTGGCAGACCTGCCGCGTGAACCGCTCCGGCAGCTGCGCTTCCCATAGATACGAGGCCAGGAAGGTGGGATGGGTCAGGCTCAGACCGGACTCCTCGTGCAGTTCGCGCGTGGCGGCCCGCTCCGGGATTTCGCCCGGCTCGACCCCGCCCGCCA
The Deinococcus sedimenti DNA segment above includes these coding regions:
- a CDS encoding NUDIX hydrolase; this translates as MVTFYDTPQEARRDAAARSLREKVVCFVTRTGCGSPELLVFDHVPDGGAGVQVVAGGVEPGEIPERAATRELHEESGLSLTHPTFLASYLWEAQLPERFTRQVCHAYALTAPAGTPDTWDHLAEGRYVFRFRWAPLHAPGLDWELDAALPHLDHLLHKELQA